The following proteins are co-located in the Triticum aestivum cultivar Chinese Spring chromosome 1A, IWGSC CS RefSeq v2.1, whole genome shotgun sequence genome:
- the LOC123056925 gene encoding potassium channel AKT2: MKISSLQSASGGGTSAASGSSTGFGSGSGASRSFNLRNLSKLMLPPLGSSLTQSTSDSDKRVVSPLDSRYRCWETFMVILVAYSAWVYPFEVAFMEARPKGGLEVADMVVDIFFAVDIVLTFFVAYIDSRTQLLVRDRRRITFRYLSTFFIMDVASTIPYQGIAYLVNGEVREGMVYSLLGLLRLWRLRKVKQFFTRLEKDIRFSYFWVRCARLIAVTLFLVHCAGCLYYLLADRYPDRDKTWIGAVIPNFRQESLWIRYISSIYWSITTMTTVGYGDLHAQNNLEMIFNIFYMLFNLGLTAYLIGNMTNLVVEGTRRTMEFRNSIRAASNFVCRNHLPPRLQQQILAYMCLKFRAESLNQQQLMDQLPKPICKSICEHLFLPVVKEVYLFRGISREAQLLLVTKTKPEYIPPKEDVIVQNEAADDVYIVVSGEVEIIYFNGEREEVMGKLGTMDIFGEVSALSDRPQTFTFRTRTLSQLLRLKQATLREVMQSKPDDSALIVRNFLKHQIEVHDMKELLGESTGAGGSGNIVPCNLLTVAATGNAGFLEDLLKVGMDPDVGDSKGRTALHIAASKGYEGCVQALLMHGCNINIKDAQGTTALWHAIAARHHKVFSNLYHVARVSNPRAGGDLLCLAARRGDVDTLRELLKRGLDLDSEDHAGATALRVALSEGQADVARFLVMNGASVDKASLDDDDGSAPRQTTVSAGELRELVKMREVGHPITIYDSPASTVTAASSSSGELRQGRFPIPVSTRPDSTHWPRVSIYKGHPFVRNHSSESGKLINLPATMEGFKTIIGEKLKVDAEKALILNGEGAEIDSLDVIRDNDKLFIVTEEHMRMLASMDSSVALSHTSSVGSAVSAAHAI; this comes from the exons GTGCTGGGAGACGTTCATGGTGATCCTGGTGGCCTACTCGGCGTGGGTGTACCCGTTCGAGGTGGCCTTCATGGAGGCCAGGCCCAAGGGGGGCCTGGAGGTGGCCGACATGGTCGTCGACATCTTCTTCGCCGTGGACATCGTCCTCACCTTCTTCGTCGCCTACATCGACTCCAGGACGCAGCTCCTCGTCCGCGACAGGAGGAGGATAACCTTCAG GTATCTGTCGACGTTCTTCATCATGGACGTGGCGTCGACGATCCCGTACCAGGGCATAGCCTACCTCGTCAACGGCGAGGTGAGGGAAGGCATGGTGTACAGCCTGCTCGGCCTGCTCCGACTCTGGCGTCTCAGGAAGGTGAAGCAGTTCTTCACAAG GCTGGAGAAGGACATCAGGTTCAGCTACTTCTGGGTGCGCTGCGCGCGGCTCATCGCGGTGACGCTGTTCCTGGTGCACTGCGCCGGGTGCCTCTACTACCTGCTGGCGGACCGGTACCCGGACCGGGACAAGACGTGGATCGGCGCCGTGATCCCCAACTTCCGGCAGGAGAGCCTGTGGATCCGCTACATCTCCTCCATCTACTGGTCCATCACCACCATGACCACCGTCGGCTACGGCGACCTGCACGCCCAGAACAACCTCGAGATGATCTTCAACATCTTCTACATGCTCTTCAACCTCGGCCTCACCGCCTACCTCATCGGCAACATGACCAACCTCGTCGTCGAGGGCACCCGCCGCACCATGGAGTTC CGGAACAGCATTCGCGCGGCGTCCAACTTCGTGTGCCGGAACCACCTGCCGCCGCGGCTGCAGCAGCAGATCCTGGCCTACATGTGCCTCAAGTTCAGGGCGGAGAGCCTGAACCAGCAGCAGCTCATGGACCAGCTGCCCAAGCCCATCTGCAAGAGCATCTGCGAGCACCTCTTCCTCCCCGTGGTCAAGGAGGTGTACCTCTTCAGGGGCATCTCCAGGGAGGCGCAGCTGCTGCTGGTCACCAAGACCAAGCCGGAGTACATACCGCCCAAGGAGGACGTGATCGTGCAGAACGAGGCGGCGGACGACGTGTACATCGTCGTGTCCGGCGAGGTGGAGATCATATACTTCAACGGCGAGCGGGAGGAGGTGATGGGAAAGCTGGGCACCATGGACATCTTCGGCGAGGTGAGCGCGCTGAGCGACCGCCCGCAGACCTTCACGTTCCGGACCAGGACGCTCAGCCAGCTGCTGCGGCTCAAGCAGGCCACGCTCAGGGAGGTCATGCAGAGCAAGCCCGACGACAGCGCCCTCATCGTCAGGAACTTCCTCAAG CATCAGATTGAGGTGCATGACATGAAGGAGCTGCTGGGCGAGAGCACCGGAGCGGGCGGCAGCGGCAACATCGTCCCGTGCAATCTGCTGACGGTCGCCGCCACGGGGAACGCTGGCTTCCTTGAGGACCTCCTCAAGGTCGGGATGGACCCCGACGTCGGTGACTCCAAGGGAAGAACCGCGCTG CACATCGCGGCGTCAAAGGGGTACGAGGGCTGCGTGCAGGCTCTGCTCATGCACGGGTGCAACATCAACATCAAAG ACGCGCAGGGCACCACGGCGCTGTGGCACGCCATCGCGGCGAGGCACCATAAGGTGTTCAGCAACCTGTACCACGTCGCGCGCGTCTCGAACCCGCGCGCCGGCGGCGACCTCCTCTGCCTCGCCGCGCGGCGCGGCGACGTCGACACGCTCCGCGAGCTCCTCAAGCGCGGCCTGGACCTCGACTCCGAGGACCACGCCGGCGCCACGGCGCTGCGCGTCGCGCTGTCCGAGGGCCAGGCGGACGTGGCCAGGTTCCTCGTCATGAACGGGGCCAGCGTGGACAAGGCCAGCCTTGACGATGACGACGGCTCCGCCCCGCGGCAGACCACGGTGTCGGCGGGCGAGCTGCGGGAGCTCGTGAAGATGCGGGAGGTCGGCCACCCGATCACCATCTACGACTCGCCGGCGAGCACCGTCACGGCCGCCAGCTCGTCGTCCGGGGAGCTTCGTCAGGGGAGGTTCCCAATCCCAGTCAGCACGAGACCGGACAGCACGCACTGGCCTCGGGTGAGCATCTACAAGGGCCATCCGTTCGTGAGAAACCACAGCTCCGAATCCGGCAAGCTCATCAATCTTCCCGCCACGATGGAGGGGTTCAAAACCATCATCG GAGAGAAGCTGAAAGTCGACGCGGAGAAGGCACTGATCCTGAACGGCGAAGGGGCGGAGATCGACTCGTTGGACGTGATCCGGGACAACGACAAGCTGTTCATAGTCACCGAAGAGCACATGAGGATGTTGGCGTCAATGGATTCCTCTGTTGCTTTATCGCACACATCGTCCGTAGGTTCAGCTGTTTCAGCGGCACATGCCATATAA